Part of the Odocoileus virginianus isolate 20LAN1187 ecotype Illinois chromosome 16, Ovbor_1.2, whole genome shotgun sequence genome is shown below.
actgagtcaatgacatgagtttgagcaaactctgggagatggtgagggtcagggaagactggcgtatgcagtctatgaggttgcaaagagtcagacacaactgagcaactgaacaactgcacTAATCCACAAAGCCTTTTCTCTACTGGTTTCTTTTCCACTGTTTCAAGACGCAAATCTCTCAGCCCAGGTGGcgacagtgatgaagaatccatctgccaatgcagtcGAAggaggagacgcgggtttgatcctgggttagaaagattccctggaggaggaattggcaacctgctccagtattcttgcctggacagtcccatggacagagcctggtgggctacagtccatgtggaggcaaagagtcggacatgactgagcaactgagcatacacacagctCCTGGAAACTTACAAAATCTTCAGAACAGAAGCTATTTCATCAATGACCAACAGAACTCTTGAGAGGACACGTTGTGAAAGCTCTTACACATAAAGACACACCCTGGGCTGGACTGTCTATCAGCACTCATGTTGCCAAGTTCAAATGCAATGAGGTACAGCAGAACTCTCCACGTATGGGCACCAGCCACTTGGGACTACTGAGCACTAGACAGATGTGTTGCTACAGAGCAAACAAAGAAGTGAATTTTAGTTTAACATTAATGTCAATAGCCCTAAGCAGACAGTGTTTACTGACTGCACAGTGCAGTACTAACCTCCAGCTGCTCAGAGAATAAACCCATCATCAAAGTCACAGAGAAACGGAGCCTGTGGTCACTTtggagggaagcccagaaggtgACCTGGTCTCACCAGAGATTCAGATGCTCTGGCTTCGGTTCTGGGACAGGTGCAGCCACAGATGGTCATTCTTGTCTTGGGGGCTTTCCTGGGTCCTGCCACTCAGTCACTCGACAAATATTTGGTGAGCTCCGATTCTGTGCCACACTCCATGCACCGGGGGCAGTGAGGGCCCAGGGGTAAATAACACAAGAGTTCCAGCCTGAGTCTGGGTATGGGAGGGAGGAGCTTGAACAGCAGGAGAGACTGATGGAGGAGGCTGAGGTTGAATTATAGTTAACCGTGAGAGCCACGGGTGACACAGATGACTATCTGTCCTCCAAAAGTGTCACCATTTCTCTGTCAGGATGTGGAGCTGTCACTAGGGGTCAACTGCCTAACGGGACTGTATATGCCagccttccttccatccatccagaCTGTCCACATGACTTTCTCAACAATGAGATATGAGCAGGGGTAATGGTGTCACTTCTGAGCCAGGGCTTTTAAAAAGCAGGTGGGGCTTTCTCATTCTCCCCATTTTTTGGTGGCAAGAAACATAGGACTCTGAAGCCCTAAGGGACAGTGGAAAGATGACCAGAAAGGAGCCTGGCTTCCTAAGTTACTCCACGGAGGAGagtcctccacccccacccccactctccagATTATTGTTTGAGTAAAAATCAAAATTTCCATTGTGTTAAGCCATTGATATTTAGGATTTACTTGTGATAGCAGCTTGTGTTACCTTAACTGATATACCATACAAAGCAGGACTTTGTCTTTCTGGCGCAGATGTATTGAAAGAGCAGAGAAGCACGTACTGTGTGTGCTTTGAGAGCGGTGCTGAGTCAGACTAAATGGGAACGTGGGAATACCAGAGGAAAGTACTGCAGGGACACCGTTAAAGAATGGAGAGGAAGACCAAAAGGGGAACATGAGGTCTTCTAGGACTAGATGTGAACACAGGGGCAGAGCAAATACTGCGACTTCAGGCTGGGAGGTGGGTGGCTGGTGACTGCTCATCAGCCAAGACCAGGACAGACAAGGAGAaacaggctgggggtgggggtgggaagagggggTTCATCTCAGACTCTTGGGGCTGATGTCCACTCACCTGGGTGAGAGCTGTGACTCTGTTCCCCATGTCTGGGAGAATGGGGGGCTCATCGCCCACTTGAAAGTCAAAGTAGACGGTTTTGTGAGAGAAGGTGGAAAACTCATTACTGAAGCAAAACTGATACACGCCCTTGACTTCGGCCTTGTGCGTGAAGCTGTCATACTGTTTCTTGGTTTCACTGTAGATGATGTTCCCCAGGGGGTCTTTCATAAAGCAGTCGACATCGTAGTGGCCTCCAGTGATGACCTGACAACCATAAAAGAGATCCACAGGCCGTTTTTTATCAGGGGGCAACCATCACTTACCAAATGCCAACCGGGCACTGTGATTAGATGTCACGAACATTGTTTTCATTTAGTCTTCACAACCTTCTAAAGCAGGTGCCATGACACTCCCCAATTCACAGAAGATGAGTCTGAGGCTGAGAGAGCTGAAGTGAACTGTTCATGTCACACAGTGTGAAAGCAACAGGGCTAAGACTTGGATCCATGTCTGACTGATTCCAAAAGTTTTGCTCTGCAAGAGTGCAAAcagccatgggatttccctagtggttcagtggttaagattttgccttcctggatacatgatatatatatagctgagtccctgagttcacctgaaactaccacaacattgttaattggctatactctaatacaaaataaaaagtttttaaaaaaagactttgctttccaatgcagggagtgcaggttcaatccctggtgaagaagctaagataccacatgcctaacagccaaacaaccaaaacacagaacagaagcaacattgtaacaaattcaatacttttaaaatggcccacatcaaaaaaaaaaaaaaatcttaaaagaaaaaaggatgcaAAGAGCTTAATCctccccactttacagaagaggaaactgaggctctggagGTTTATATTATTGCAGATTAAATGCAAGAGAAAGGTGAATACAGATTGAAGCCTTCACAGAATCAGTGACTACCAGGGGAGTGATTGGTTCAAACTCTTTCACCATAGGGAAGATAAGATCTGATAAGAGCAGAATCACAGGGATGGCCAAAGACTAGAACTAAGGTCCATCAaagaacacagtcaaaggcctccAACTGCTTCCAGACATTAATATTTCCTTTCGTACAGATGGATAAGAATTTGCTTTGTGATCAGTGAGATTCCTAATGCTGGACATGTATAGACTTATGCTGAACCCATAACAGGGGTTTCTGACCTAGCACAGACCTGATGACCTCAGGCCCCTCCAGCCTCACAACAACCTTTCTGTTTTCAaatacttatttatgtatttatttattgggctgcatCTGTCTTCATTGCATCCCacaggatctttcgttgtggcacacaggattagttgctctgcagcatgtaggatcttactttcctgaccagggattgaacccatgtcccctacactgcaaggcagattcttaaccactggaccaccagtgaagtcccacaaggatcatttttttttttttttttgacgacTGTATCTAGGTGACCCCTGTTTACCCAGCTGCAGCTTGCACACTGTCACAAATGTGAAAGTAACCAGATGAATGATTCAGATCCAGGACACATGATGCTGTCCCCATGCACAGCCTCTTTTAGTGGTTTTGGTCAGAGAGGGCCCATCAAACTGCCTACCCTCCCTTTTGCTGCCCGTGCTACCTCCCCTCTGTAATGCCTGCCAGTATGTGTCCATGATCAGACACCTGTCTGGATATCTGGGTAGGATTGCCTAAACTCAGATCTGCAGCTCTCTCACTCAAGAACTATCTGCTCCCTaccgcgccccccaccccacccccccacaccccaacAGCGAGCCCTGAGACCTCTCACAGCAGCCAAAAGTGCAGGAACTTGGAGCTTTTCTGAGCCATATGGCAGCAACCACACCACTCCTTGTAAACACTGCCAGGCTCAAAGCCTGCGCGGACTCCTTTCCAAAGCACCCTCGCTCCCCCTAACTATGACTTCAAACGctggagagaggggagaaaacAAAACCACGAACCCACTTCCTCTCGCTGCCATTTTTCAATACAGGCGGGGACAAAGCTGTGCAAAAAACGTtgggacagagagcctggtgccAGAGATGGCGTTCTGTAGAGTCAATGCGCTCTCAGGTCATTCAGGGCAACTCCGCAGGAAGCCAGAGTCGCCCCGGGCATCCCCATCCTGGGTATGCACCTGCAGTGCTACCTCCCTGGCTAGTCGGCCCGTCTCGGGTGGGCTCTGACTTCCTCGTCTCTGGTTATTCCCGCCCCATTCTGCAGCCTCTTTGGCTAATTCCAGCCACTACAGCCGGGGGCGCACTAGTGACCACTGAAGACCTGGAAGCGGGAGAGAGAGGAGGCGCCTAGGGCTCACCTGGTAGTCTAGGGAGAACTTCACGCCCTGCTCCACCTCCTCGTGGAAGCACTGCCTGGCGTTGTCCGGCAGCTCGAAGGTGAGCTCGGTGCCCCGCGGCCGCTCCGCCtggagcagcagcagtagcagcagcggcagcgcgGAGGCTGAGCGCGGGACCACGCCACCCATGATGCTCCCGGTCCAGTCCGGCCGGCCGCGGCTCGGGCGTGCGCTCCGCGCGGGCGGGGCGGCAGCTGCGGGACCCGGAGAAGGTGCAGCACAGACGTGGCGCGACCCGGCGCCGCGCTTCCGGGAGAAAGGGCCCGCGCGGTTCAGAGCGCAGCCGCGCTCTCGGGGATGGGCCCGGGACTCCGGCCAGGGTGTACCGCTGCGCCTGCGCGCTGGCTGGGCTGGTGAAGGGGACGATCCCCTCTTCGCTGCCCCGCCCCGCTTTCCTGCTGGAGCGTCTCTGCGAAGGGGAGGCGGGGTCCCCACCGCCAGCGCGCATCACCCCAAAGCGCCCCCTATTTGCATCCCCAACAGGGGTGTTTCTGCACCCTCTGGGTCCCGCAGGGTTGAGTATTTCCCGGAGTCGGCCCAGGTCCACGCATCCATACTGTCTGGCTGCAGGAGCACGAAGGTTTTACAGGTTACATTCTGTTTTTGACTggtagacttaaattgaagaaagtagggaaaaccactagaccattcaggtatgacctaaatcaaatcccttgtgtctatacagtggaagtgagaaatagatttaagggactagatctgatagagtgcctgatgaactatggacggaggttcgtgacattgtacaggagacagggatcaagaccatccccatggaaaagaaatgccaaaaggcaaaatggttgtctgaggaggccttacaaatagctgtgaaaagaagagaagcgaaaagcaaaggagaaaaggaaagatattcccatttgaatggagagttccagagaatagcaaggagagataagaaagccttcctcagcgatccatgcaaagaaatagaggaaaacaacagaatgagaaagactagagatctcttcaagaaaattaaagatatcaagggaacatttcaggcaaagatgggtttgataaaggacagaaatagtatggacctaaaagaagcagaagatattaagaagtgacaagaatacacagaataactgtacaaaaaagatcttcatgacccagataatcacaatggtgtgatcagtcacctagagccagacatcctggaatgtgaagtcaagtgggccttagaaagcatcactatgaacaaagctagtggaggtgatggaattcccactgagctatttcaaatcctgaaagatgattctgtgaaaatgctgcactcagtatgccagcaaatttggaaaactcagcagtggccacaggactggaaaaggtcagttttcattccaatcccaaagaaagtcaatcccaaagaatgctcaaactactgcacagttgcgcttatctcacacgctagtaaagtaatgctcaaaattctccaagccaggcttcagcaatatgtgaactgtgaacttcagatgttcaagctggttttagaaaaggcagaggaaccagagatcaaattgccaacatcctctggatcatcaaaaaagcaagagagttccagaaaaatatctatttctgctttgttgactatgccaaaacctttgactgtgtagatcacaataaactgtggaaaattctgaaagagatgggcataccagaccacctgacctgcctcttgagaaatctatatgcaggtaaggaagcaacagttacaactggacatggaacaacagactggttccaaataggaaaaggagtacatcaaggctgtatattgtcaccctgcttatttaacttatatgcagagtacatcatgagaaacactgggctggaagaagcacaagctggaatcaagattgccaggagaaatatcaataacctcagatatgcagataacaccacccttatggcagaaagtgaagaggaattaaaaagcctcttgatgaacgtgaaagaggagagtgaaaagtgggcttaaagttcaacattcagaaaactaagatcatggcatctggtcccatcacatcatgggaaatagatgggaagacagtggaaacagtgtcagactttattttttgaggctccaaaatcactgcagatggtgattgcagccatgacattaaaagacacttactccttggaaggaaagttatgaccaacctagatagcatattaaaaaggagagatgttactttgtcaacaaaggtccatctagtcaaggctatggtttttccagtggtcatgtatggctgtgagagttggactataaagaaagctgagtgtcaaagaattgatgcttttgaactgtggtattggagaagactcttgagagtcccttggactgcaagaggatccaaccagtccatcctaaaggaaatcaatccagagtgttcattggaaggactgatgttgaagctgaaactccaataatttgaccacctgatgcaaagaggtaactcattggaaaagaccctaatgctgggagggattgggggcaggaggggaagggcatgacagaggatgagatggttagatggcatcactgactcaacagacatgagtttgggtaagctctgggagttggtgatggacagggagtcctggcatgctgcgattcatgggctcgcagagagtcggacacgactcagtgactgaactgaactgaactgaactggagaaagTCTCCTGGTCCACAAATGGGTGTGCCCAAACTTGCTATAATTCAATAGTTAGGAAGGCTagatgaaagaagagatggaaactCTGAGAACCCAATTAACACCCCTCTTTTTcattcccacctccttcccaaGGTGAAAAAGGGTGCCATGGGGCAGGAGATGGATGATGAGAGTAAGTAGAAACCCCACAATTACATCTACTCCAGGGAAAACCGACAGGTGTGCTCATACTCAAAGCTTCATGAAACTTTGTGAGGATGGAAATACAAGTCTCTCGCTCAGGGGTTTCAGGTTTATTTTGGTTGTCAGGATAAGTGGAAGGTTCTTCTGGGACAAAACaatcattgttttctttccttttgacttCTCAAAAGTGCTGGAAGCAGGTGAATTAATTTACTGCCTTATCTATTACCATTGACCTGAGAAGCTATTTTGTATAATCATCACTATAG
Proteins encoded:
- the TMED3 gene encoding transmembrane emp24 domain-containing protein 3, which produces MGGVVPRSASALPLLLLLLLQAERPRGTELTFELPDNARQCFHEEVEQGVKFSLDYQVITGGHYDVDCFMKDPLGNIIYSETKKQYDSFTHKAEVKGVYQFCFSNEFSTFSHKTVYFDFQVGDEPPILPDMGNRVTALTQMESACVTIHEALKTVIDSQKHYRLREAQDRARAEDLNSRVSYWSIGETIALFVVSFSQVLLLKSFFTEKRPIGRTVHS